A section of the Clostridium omnivorum genome encodes:
- a CDS encoding PTS lactose/cellobiose transporter subunit IIA: MEQEIFEIISHGGDARGFAYDALKAAREKEIQKAVELLKRAQDELDLAHNTQTKLIQAELNGEDLKMSLLMVHAQDQLMTAIAEKNLIEQMVEMLKIIHNK; encoded by the coding sequence ATGGAACAGGAAATCTTTGAAATAATATCACATGGTGGAGATGCAAGAGGGTTTGCATATGATGCACTAAAGGCAGCAAGAGAAAAAGAAATTCAAAAAGCAGTGGAGCTATTAAAAAGGGCTCAAGATGAGTTAGATTTGGCACACAATACTCAAACAAAACTTATTCAAGCAGAACTTAACGGTGAAGACTTAAAAATGTCGCTGTTAATGGTACATGCTCAAGATCAGCTTATGACTGCTATTGCAGAGAAAAATCTTATTGAGCAAATGGTAGAAATGTTAAAAATAATCCACAATAAATAG